The proteins below are encoded in one region of Reichenbachiella sp. 5M10:
- a CDS encoding glycoside hydrolase family 88 protein, producing MKNSILIVVLAGLLGLGCQQKQKEVFNVDQQLDYCVAQAKKTLQQLPNDSASIPRNIPHDSDEWTLVKYRDWTSGFWPGTLWYLYEYTGDTELKNAADQFTMYLEPLSVESATDHDLGFQVYNSAGNGYRLTQNPEYKEMILKASDTLATLYNPVVGTILSWPVKTEFPHNTIIDNMINLEMLSWAAKNGGTASLEEIAETHADKTMENHFRDDYSAYHVVIYDTINGDKIKGITHQGYADHTMWARGQGWAVYGYTMMYRETKDPEYLKTAHQTARVYLDRLPEDLIPYWDFDAPNIPNEPRDASAAALVASALLELSKYSDEELAQEYVSKATAMLEELSTNYQSGNKNSAFLLHSTGHKPNGSEIDASIIYADYYYVEALLRLKKLQQGEPVVNSVLASFEPEQNKS from the coding sequence ATGAAAAATTCCATTTTGATCGTTGTCCTCGCTGGACTACTTGGCCTGGGATGCCAACAAAAGCAAAAAGAAGTATTCAACGTCGACCAGCAACTCGACTACTGCGTGGCACAAGCCAAAAAAACACTCCAACAGTTGCCCAACGACTCGGCTTCTATCCCTAGAAACATCCCACACGACAGTGATGAATGGACATTGGTCAAATACAGAGACTGGACCAGCGGATTTTGGCCTGGTACGCTTTGGTACCTCTACGAATACACAGGAGATACTGAATTGAAAAACGCTGCAGATCAATTCACCATGTATCTAGAGCCTCTGTCTGTAGAATCTGCCACGGATCACGACCTTGGATTTCAAGTATACAACAGTGCAGGCAACGGCTATAGACTGACGCAAAACCCTGAGTACAAAGAAATGATCCTAAAAGCCTCCGATACACTGGCTACATTGTACAATCCGGTAGTCGGTACTATCCTGTCATGGCCTGTAAAAACAGAATTCCCTCACAACACGATCATTGACAACATGATCAATCTGGAAATGCTTTCATGGGCAGCCAAAAATGGAGGAACAGCTTCACTGGAGGAAATTGCCGAAACGCACGCTGACAAGACCATGGAAAACCACTTCAGAGATGACTATTCGGCGTATCATGTAGTAATCTACGATACCATCAACGGTGACAAAATCAAAGGCATCACACACCAGGGCTATGCTGACCACACCATGTGGGCCAGAGGACAAGGTTGGGCAGTATACGGATACACGATGATGTACCGCGAGACCAAGGATCCAGAATACTTGAAAACAGCACACCAAACAGCCCGTGTATATTTGGATAGACTACCCGAAGATTTGATCCCCTACTGGGACTTTGACGCACCCAATATCCCCAACGAGCCAAGAGATGCATCTGCTGCCGCTTTGGTCGCCTCTGCCCTATTGGAACTGTCCAAATACAGCGATGAAGAACTGGCACAAGAATATGTAAGCAAAGCCACTGCGATGCTAGAGGAATTGTCCACCAACTACCAAAGTGGCAACAAAAACTCGGCTTTCTTGCTCCACTCCACAGGACATAAGCCCAACGGCTCTGAAATAGACGCATCTATCATCTATGCAGACTACTATTATGTAGAAGCCTTGCTGAGGCTAAAAAAATTGCAACAGGGAGAACCAGTAGTCAATTCTGTATTGGCCAGTTTCGAGCCAGAGCAGAACAAGTCATAA
- a CDS encoding ROK family protein: protein MEEGILWGIDLGGTKIEGVVLDQYNDNKVLYRERIPTEASKGYPHILNQVKKLVDSMVAHHGCRPTRLGIGTPGTMNRHSGLMKNCNATAINGQPMQKDLTNLLGIEVKMANDANCFALAEAKLGVVKHHYPDAQVVFGVILGTGVGGGLVINGHIINGHHGIGGEWGHNLLSGMEGRPCFCGKEGDNESILSGPSLEWYYHQKTGTQKPLKEIIERARAKTDSVAIDTLDRLTDGFARAISVVINIVDPDVIVIGGGVGNIDEIYTTGASRIPAYVFNHEFQAPIVKPALGDSAGVFGAAFLIEE from the coding sequence ATGGAAGAAGGAATACTGTGGGGAATCGATCTGGGTGGCACCAAAATAGAAGGGGTAGTACTCGATCAGTACAACGACAACAAAGTACTCTATCGAGAACGAATACCTACTGAAGCCTCCAAGGGCTACCCACATATACTCAATCAAGTCAAAAAACTGGTGGATTCGATGGTAGCACATCATGGCTGTAGACCTACTCGTCTAGGTATCGGCACTCCAGGCACAATGAATCGACACAGTGGCCTGATGAAAAATTGCAATGCTACAGCCATCAATGGGCAGCCCATGCAAAAAGACCTTACAAATCTGCTAGGTATAGAAGTCAAAATGGCCAATGATGCCAACTGCTTTGCTTTGGCAGAAGCAAAATTGGGAGTGGTCAAACATCATTATCCCGACGCTCAAGTAGTATTTGGAGTCATATTGGGCACTGGTGTAGGCGGTGGGTTGGTCATCAATGGACACATCATCAATGGGCACCATGGTATCGGAGGAGAATGGGGGCACAATTTGTTGTCTGGTATGGAGGGGCGCCCGTGCTTTTGTGGCAAAGAAGGAGACAACGAAAGCATACTATCAGGCCCATCGCTCGAATGGTACTATCACCAAAAAACAGGAACGCAAAAGCCTCTCAAAGAAATCATCGAACGAGCTAGAGCAAAAACTGACTCAGTCGCTATAGATACACTCGACAGACTGACCGATGGATTTGCCCGAGCAATCAGTGTGGTCATCAACATCGTGGACCCTGATGTAATCGTGATAGGCGGAGGTGTAGGCAACATAGACGAGATCTATACAACGGGAGCATCTCGCATCCCTGCGTATGTTTTCAATCACGAATTTCAAGCTCCAATAGTCAAACCTGCACTGGGAGACAGTGCAGGCGTATTTGGTGCCGCATTTTTAATCGAAGAATAA
- a CDS encoding sugar porter family MFS transporter, with the protein MNKRLIYYAIVVAMAGFLFGFDTVVISGANLPIKELWQTSEWFHGTFIMSMALWGTVIGALFAGFPTDKYGRKNTLIGIGVLYFVSAIGSALAQDPYLFSFFRFVGGLGVGVSSIAAPTYISEIASANNRGKLGALYQFNIVFGILIAFISNYLLEGVGGANDWRWMLGVEGIPALIYMLLVFGIPKSPRWLVLHQNNKEAAMEVLQKTSSLEEAQNILEDIVADQQPVGSKREQVFSKKYRVPLLLAFLIAFFNQLSGINFILYYAPEILEKAGFATSDSLFSSIAIGLVNLVFTIAGMYLIDRAGRKQLMYIGSIGYIISLFMVAFGFYTDASAGFKLAFILMFISSHAIGQGAVIWVFISEIFPNNVRAFGQSWGCGVHWVFAALITLFGAVLINVFEPFVVFAFFGGLMVLQLFFVHLMMPETKGKSLEELEKELIK; encoded by the coding sequence ATGAACAAAAGACTAATATATTATGCAATCGTAGTAGCCATGGCCGGATTTCTATTCGGTTTTGATACCGTGGTGATATCGGGAGCCAATCTCCCCATCAAAGAGCTATGGCAAACCTCCGAATGGTTTCATGGCACATTCATCATGTCCATGGCACTCTGGGGCACCGTGATAGGTGCTTTGTTTGCGGGTTTTCCTACGGACAAATACGGACGAAAGAATACCCTAATCGGTATCGGTGTTTTGTATTTTGTTTCGGCAATCGGATCAGCACTCGCACAGGATCCATACCTCTTCTCATTTTTTAGATTTGTCGGTGGATTAGGTGTTGGTGTTTCCTCTATCGCCGCTCCTACGTATATTTCTGAAATAGCCTCAGCGAACAACCGGGGCAAATTAGGTGCTCTCTACCAATTCAATATCGTCTTTGGTATTTTGATTGCCTTCATCTCCAACTACCTGCTCGAAGGAGTCGGTGGGGCCAACGACTGGCGTTGGATGCTCGGTGTAGAAGGTATCCCTGCCTTGATCTATATGCTCTTGGTATTTGGGATTCCCAAAAGCCCAAGGTGGCTCGTCCTGCACCAAAACAACAAAGAAGCAGCGATGGAAGTACTTCAAAAAACATCTAGCCTTGAAGAAGCACAAAACATATTGGAAGACATCGTCGCAGATCAGCAGCCTGTAGGTAGCAAAAGAGAACAGGTTTTCTCCAAAAAATACCGTGTTCCACTCTTACTGGCCTTCTTGATTGCGTTCTTTAATCAACTCTCTGGTATCAACTTCATCCTCTACTATGCACCAGAGATTTTAGAAAAAGCAGGATTTGCTACTTCAGACTCCTTGTTTAGTTCCATCGCCATTGGCTTAGTCAACCTCGTATTCACCATTGCTGGGATGTACCTGATCGACAGAGCAGGCAGAAAACAGCTGATGTACATTGGATCGATAGGCTACATCATCAGTCTATTCATGGTGGCTTTTGGCTTTTATACAGATGCGTCGGCAGGGTTCAAACTTGCCTTCATTCTGATGTTTATTTCCTCACATGCCATTGGACAAGGTGCCGTGATCTGGGTATTCATTTCCGAAATATTCCCCAACAATGTACGTGCTTTCGGTCAATCTTGGGGCTGTGGTGTACACTGGGTATTTGCCGCTCTCATCACCCTATTTGGTGCCGTATTGATCAATGTATTTGAACCATTTGTGGTCTTTGCCTTCTTTGGTGGGTTGATGGTACTCCAACTGTTCTTTGTGCATCTGATGATGCCTGAGACCAAAGGAAAGTCACTAGAAGAATTGGAAAAAGAACTGATAAAATAA
- a CDS encoding glycoside hydrolase family 97 protein, with amino-acid sequence MKTVKQTLLIVFGLVMFLTSCDEEQKLQLASPNGNSEIVLSPASQVEGGLVNFSVLYKGRQVILPSSLQLLTEDLDFGSKVEISELGRVSVEEEWTTRFGELSQVPNRYSQASFRLKGERAEVLLTCRAYDEGVAFSYQIPKQNGLEDIAIDDELIHYRFEQDFPVWTTPEREPGKLTAQGEYSRVPLSELPYGAERPLVIEQDSQVVALAEARLVDFARLSFRADPAGGLSILSNLDGKMVRTVQDTVTGALKSQRLGHSKVKAHLPLQSPWRVVMLADDHGQLLEQNYLIQNLNPPSAIEDESWIEPGKVLRETTLTTQGAMAAIDFVADHQMQYVHFDAGWYGNEMKDSSDATTVTLDPKRSKGPFDMKAVTAYAKSKGIKVMLYVNRRSLERQLDELLPLFAKWGISGVKFGFVRVGDQQATAWLHEAIAKAAAYQMVVDVHDEYRPTGFSRTYPNLLTQEGIAGDETSVSNEHTLITMFTRMLAGAADNTVCYYNKRVETMGSHASQLAKTVCLFSPLQFLYWYDKPAASPEKLDGLWGDTKHIGNEPELAFFDQVPTTWDETKVLEAEIARLGVIARRKGGSWYIGGISGPEARAVNLDFSFLDRGQKYVAKLYTDDESIETRTHVKIEELELTAEDQLVLQLEANTGFAMSIELR; translated from the coding sequence ATGAAAACAGTAAAACAAACACTTTTGATAGTATTCGGGCTAGTGATGTTTTTAACTAGTTGTGACGAGGAACAAAAACTACAGTTGGCCTCTCCCAATGGAAATAGTGAGATCGTATTGAGCCCTGCCAGTCAGGTGGAAGGTGGCTTGGTGAATTTTTCGGTGCTTTACAAAGGTCGTCAGGTGATTTTGCCTTCTTCGCTGCAGTTGCTTACAGAGGATTTGGACTTTGGTTCTAAGGTAGAGATTAGTGAATTGGGGCGTGTTTCGGTAGAGGAAGAATGGACCACTCGTTTTGGTGAGTTGAGCCAAGTACCCAACCGATATAGCCAGGCTAGTTTTCGTCTAAAAGGCGAAAGGGCAGAAGTATTGCTGACTTGCCGTGCTTATGACGAAGGTGTCGCTTTTTCTTATCAAATCCCTAAACAAAACGGACTGGAGGATATTGCCATCGACGATGAGCTGATCCACTACCGTTTTGAACAGGATTTTCCTGTATGGACGACCCCCGAGCGTGAGCCGGGCAAACTGACCGCACAGGGGGAGTATAGTCGTGTGCCACTGAGTGAGTTGCCGTATGGGGCCGAACGCCCATTGGTCATAGAGCAGGACAGTCAGGTCGTAGCTTTGGCCGAAGCTAGGCTGGTAGATTTTGCCAGACTTAGTTTTAGGGCAGACCCTGCAGGTGGTTTGAGTATCTTGTCCAATCTGGATGGCAAAATGGTACGGACAGTGCAGGATACGGTCACTGGAGCGCTGAAGAGTCAACGTCTAGGGCATTCGAAGGTGAAAGCCCACCTACCTCTACAGTCACCTTGGCGGGTGGTAATGCTGGCCGATGATCATGGCCAGTTGCTAGAACAAAACTATCTGATCCAAAACCTCAACCCTCCAAGCGCAATAGAGGACGAATCCTGGATAGAACCTGGCAAGGTTTTGAGAGAAACAACCCTGACTACTCAGGGAGCTATGGCTGCCATCGATTTTGTGGCAGATCATCAGATGCAGTATGTGCATTTTGATGCTGGATGGTATGGCAATGAGATGAAGGACAGTTCGGATGCTACGACTGTGACTTTGGATCCTAAGCGATCCAAGGGGCCATTCGATATGAAAGCAGTGACAGCTTATGCCAAAAGCAAAGGAATTAAGGTTATGCTCTATGTCAACCGACGCTCTCTGGAGCGACAGTTGGATGAACTGTTGCCCTTGTTTGCCAAGTGGGGAATTTCGGGGGTCAAATTTGGTTTCGTACGAGTGGGAGATCAGCAAGCCACCGCTTGGCTGCACGAGGCGATAGCCAAAGCTGCAGCGTATCAAATGGTCGTAGATGTGCACGACGAGTACCGACCAACCGGTTTTTCGCGAACTTATCCAAATCTTCTCACTCAGGAAGGAATAGCAGGTGACGAAACCAGCGTAAGCAATGAACATACACTGATTACCATGTTTACGCGTATGCTGGCAGGAGCTGCGGACAATACCGTGTGCTACTACAACAAGCGCGTGGAGACGATGGGCTCTCATGCATCTCAGCTAGCCAAAACAGTGTGTTTGTTCAGTCCTTTGCAATTTCTCTATTGGTATGACAAGCCCGCTGCATCTCCAGAAAAGTTGGATGGTCTATGGGGTGATACCAAGCACATAGGGAATGAGCCGGAGCTGGCGTTTTTTGATCAAGTTCCGACGACCTGGGACGAGACCAAGGTGCTGGAAGCAGAGATTGCCAGACTAGGGGTAATCGCTAGACGTAAAGGGGGAAGTTGGTACATAGGAGGGATATCTGGCCCAGAGGCAAGAGCGGTGAATTTAGATTTTTCTTTTCTCGATCGAGGACAAAAATATGTTGCTAAACTATATACTGATGATGAGTCGATAGAGACTCGTACCCATGTGAAAATAGAAGAGTTGGAGTTAACTGCTGAAGATCAATTGGTACTACAGCTGGAAGCCAATACAGGATTTGCTATGTCAATCGAGTTGAGATGA